One segment of Labrus mixtus chromosome 10, fLabMix1.1, whole genome shotgun sequence DNA contains the following:
- the LOC132981784 gene encoding alpha-1A adrenergic receptor-like — protein sequence MSVSTDNVTNLWKNGSSELDGTLGAFSQVNFTNNSSSGGNNTQPSEVDLTRAIPLGLVLGAFIVFAIMGNILVILAVVCNRHLRTPTNYFIINLAIADLLLGTTVLPVSATLEILDYWVFGRIFCDIWAAVDVLCCTASIMSLCVISIDRYIGVSHPLQYPGIVTEKRALLAMLGVWVLAVVISIGPLLGWKQPPSPDDTVCPITEEPFYALFSSLGSFYIPLVVILVMYCRVYIVAKRTTKNLKAGVMRERMNSGELTLRIHKGSQVQEESDSSGTAAGKGRAHQARSSLTVKLLKFSREKKAAKTLGVVVGMFTLCWLPFFLALPIGSFNSNLRPPDVLFKVIFWLGYFNSCLNPIIYPCYNREFKLAFIQILRCQCHQRKRRAYNYRSSNFSSSGHSRKGSADHNSSCLNGSQRTLPSSASPSPSYLSHGLPTCPEGETLYIWGGTSPTLSTPNLLPGSPADCQHGALRGELRGGQPAEETTGSVFSFSFRNNRDKTGINKDSNLSDDKV from the exons ATGAGTGTGAGCACTGACAATGTCACAAACTTGTGGAAAAATGGTTCCTCGGAACTGGACGGGACTCTGGGCGCTTTTTCACAGGTCAACTTCACCAACAACAGCTCCAGCGGGGGAAACAACACGCAGCCCAGCGAGGTGGACCTCACCCGGGCAATCCCGCTTGGTTTGGTGTTGGGGGCTTTCATCGTGTTCGCTATCATGGGCAACATCCTCGTCATCCTCGCGGTGGTGTGCAACAGGCACCTGCGCACCCCCACGAACTACTTTATCATTAACTTGGCCATCGCAGACCTCCTGCTGGGCACTACGGTGCTGCCGGTGTCCGCCACCCTTGAGATCCTAGACTACTGGGTGTTCGGAAGGATCTTCTGTGACATTTGGGCGGCGGTGGATGTTCTTTGCTGCACCGCGTCCATCATGAGCCTGTGCGTAATATCCATTGACCGCTACATCGGAGTGAGCCACCCGCTGCAGTATCCGGGCATCGTGACAGAGAAGCGGGCTCTGCTGGCCATGCTGGGTGTGTGGGTGCTGGCAGTGGTCATTTCCATCGGGCCTCTTTTAGGGTGGAAACAGCCGCCATCGCCGGACGACACGGTTTGCCCCATTACTGAGGAGCCGTTTTACGCGCTCTTCTCCTCACTCGGCTCCTTTTACATCCCCCTCGTGGTCATCCTGGTAATGTACTGCCGGGTGTACATAGTCGCCAAACGGACCACAAAGAACCTGAAGGCAGGTGTGATGCGCGAGAGGATGAACTCCGGGGAGCTGACCCTCAGGATCCACAAGGGGTCTCAGGTGCAAGAAGAGTCCGACAGCTCGGGCACAGCAGCTGGCAAGGGCCGCGCTCACCAAGCGAGGAGTTCCCTCACGGTGAAACTTCTGAAATTTTCCCGGGAGAAGAAAGCGGCTAAAACTTTGGGGGTTGTGGTCGGCATGTTTACGCTTTGTTGGCTGCCCTTCTTTCTCGCCTTACCCATAG GGTCTTTCAATTCCAACCTGCGCCCACCTGATGTCCTCTTCAAAGTGATCTTCTGGCTGGGATACTTCAACAGCTGCCTAAACCCCATCATCTACCCCTGCTACAACCGCGAGTTCAAGCTGGCCTTCATTCAGATCCTTAGATGCCAGTGTCATCAGCGTAAAAGGAGAGCATACAACTACCGCTCCTCCAACTTCAGCTCCTCTGGACATTCACGCAAAGGCTCAGCGGATCACAACTCCAGCTGCTTAAACGGCAGCCAGCGCACTCTGCCGTCATCGGCCAGTCCGAGTCCCAGCTACCTGAGCCATGGTCTGCCAACTTGCCCTGAAGGGGAAACATTATACATCTGGGGGGGTACATCCCCAACTCTCTCGACTCCGAACCTGCTGCCCGGTAGCCCTGCAGACTGCCAGCACGGAGCTCTGAGAGGAGAGTTAAGAGGAGGGCAACCAGCTGAGGAGACCACTGgaagtgttttctctttctcctttaggaataacagagacaaaacagGGATCAACAAAGACAGCAATTTGTCTGACGACAAAGTCTGA
- the LOC132981783 gene encoding gastrotropin-like: MCLVDSSSLHLLSSSTMAFTGKYELESQENYEEFLAIIGQLSAKTDQKVITDVVQDGNNFTWTQSLPGWTWCNNLIAGQECDLQTMKGDKFRALVTLDGGKISVPFPKYHFTAEIIEGKLMMNCTTGEKGVTFKRISRRV, encoded by the exons ATGTGTCTTGTAGACTCTTCCTCACTacatctcctctcttcctccaccaTGGCTTTCACTGGGAAATATGAGCTGGAGAGTCAAGAAAACTATGAAGAGTTTCTTGCAATTATTg GGCAACTCAGTGCCAAGACTGACCAAAAGGTGATCACAGACGTGGTTCAGGACGGGAACAACTTCACGTGGACACAAAGCCTTCCCGGGTGGACTTGGTGCAATAACTTAATCGCCGGTCAGGAATGTGATCTGCAGACGATGAAAGGAGACAAATTCAGG GCTCTTGTCACTCTGGATGGTGGAAAGATTTCAGTGCCGTTTCCAAAGTACCACTTCACTGCAGAGATCATTGAGGGTAAATTAATGATG AATTGCACAACTGGAGAGAAGGGTGTGACTTTCAAAAGAATAAGCAGGAGGGTCTAA